The sequence below is a genomic window from Labrys wisconsinensis.
GAAGCGCTCGGAGTCGGCCGGCTGGCCGAACAGGGCGGCGTTGTAGCGGGCAATGGCCTCGCGCAGCTCCGGGATGCCGCGCTGCCAGGTATAGTAGGTCTCGCCGGCGACGAGGGCGCGGGTCGCCGCCTCGGTGATGAAGGCCGGCGTCGGCAGGTCGCCCTCCCCGGCCCAGAGCGGGATCAGCCCGTCGCGGCCGCGGCCATAGTTCATCACCTCGACGATGCCGCTCTCGGGCGCGCCGAGCGCCTCGGGGCGCAGGCCCTCCAGCAGGGAGGATGCACCGGTCGCGACGAGCGGGCGGGCGGCATTGGTCAAGACGGCGGTCCTCCGGGCTGGCATGGGATCCGGCAGCACGGGGCGTGGCGAACGACCGCATGCTGCCGCGACCTGTTTAGCCCAAACCCGGCGCGGCGGAATCAATTCTTGGAATGCGTCCATTGAATTTGCCAATGGACGGCAGAGCAGACCGGAGCCCCCGTGACGGCTCGACGGGCTCCGGATCGCGGGGTCAGCGGGCCTTGAGCAGGTCGCGGATCTCGCCCAGGAGCTTGACGTCGGCCGGGACCTCGGCAACCGGCGGCGGCGCGGCCTCCTGCTTCTTCTTGAGCTGGTTGATCGCCTTGACCACCAGGAACAGCACGAAGGCGACGATCAGGAAGTTGACCGCGATGGTGATGAAGCTGCCGTAGGCGAGGACGGTGGCGGTCGCACGGGCCTGGGCCAAGCCGGCACCGGCCGGGGCGGTGCCGCTCAGCACGAAATACATGTTGGAGAAATCGACGCCGCCGCCGGTGATCTTGGCAATGATCGGCATGATGATGTCGCCGACCAGGGACTCGACGATCTTGCTGAAGGCCGCGCCGATGATCACGCCGATGGCGAGATCCACGACATTGCCTTTCATGGCAAATTCCCTGAACTCCTTGAGCATGCCACTTCTCCCCGTGTTGCGGTCAAGGGCCGGTTCAACCGGCGCGATACGACGCTAGTCCAGAGACTCCTCCGACAAAAGAGCAAAGAGTCGCGATGTGCCGCTTGTGCACATCGCACCTGGACCCATCAGGCTGCGAG
It includes:
- the mscL gene encoding large conductance mechanosensitive channel protein MscL, with product MLKEFREFAMKGNVVDLAIGVIIGAAFSKIVESLVGDIIMPIIAKITGGGVDFSNMYFVLSGTAPAGAGLAQARATATVLAYGSFITIAVNFLIVAFVLFLVVKAINQLKKKQEAAPPPVAEVPADVKLLGEIRDLLKAR